One window of Neptuniibacter halophilus genomic DNA carries:
- a CDS encoding LysR family transcriptional regulator yields the protein MNRLNLNLLRALVVMLEERNLTRAADRLHLTQSAISRQLGQLREHFNDPLLIREGNLYLLSARAQQLLPKIQVILGEVDELSEGDSFNPAECERRFSFACTDHVAQFIFPDILSHLQEVAPGVDITFEMWRPEWLPRLGQMPLDLASTTTTQLPENVFSEHIGQDSPVCLMAADHPLAQQPLQLQAMLAFAFLRLNSGGDKDSFFDRALERQGLARRIQFEVPFFSAAFQVLSGSRLLMILPKHIAENALEHFPLHYAPLPLPEVPKNQYHLCWHALHAQDPAHSWLRNLIARMLRERMYLDT from the coding sequence ATGAATCGTCTCAATCTGAACCTTCTTCGTGCGCTGGTTGTGATGCTGGAGGAGCGTAACCTGACCCGCGCCGCGGACCGGCTGCATCTGACCCAGTCTGCAATCAGCCGGCAACTGGGGCAGCTCAGGGAGCATTTCAACGACCCGCTGCTGATTCGCGAGGGGAATCTGTATCTGCTCAGTGCCCGTGCACAGCAACTGCTGCCGAAGATTCAGGTGATTCTTGGTGAGGTGGACGAGCTCAGCGAAGGAGACAGTTTTAATCCTGCGGAATGTGAACGACGTTTCAGTTTTGCCTGCACCGACCATGTCGCGCAGTTTATCTTTCCGGATATTCTTTCCCATCTGCAGGAGGTGGCACCGGGCGTCGATATCACCTTTGAGATGTGGCGACCGGAGTGGTTACCCCGACTCGGACAGATGCCTTTAGATCTGGCATCAACCACCACCACACAGCTACCAGAGAATGTGTTCAGTGAGCATATCGGGCAGGACAGCCCGGTCTGTCTGATGGCTGCAGACCACCCACTGGCGCAGCAGCCATTGCAACTCCAGGCGATGCTGGCGTTTGCCTTCCTGCGTCTGAACAGTGGTGGTGATAAAGACTCGTTTTTTGACCGGGCACTGGAACGGCAGGGGCTTGCGCGACGGATACAGTTTGAGGTGCCGTTCTTCTCGGCCGCGTTTCAGGTTTTATCCGGAAGTCGTCTGTTGATGATTCTGCCCAAGCATATTGCTGAGAATGCCCTTGAGCACTTTCCTCTGCACTATGCGCCGCTGCCACTGCCTGAGGTGCCGAAAAACCAGTACCACCTCTGCTGGCACGCCTTGCATGCCCAGGACCCGGCGCACAGTTGGCTGCGTAATCTGATTGCCCGCATGCTGCGGGAGCGGATGTATCTCGATACCTGA
- a CDS encoding universal stress protein, with the protein MEKILVNIDFKQDSAALLTKAARLALQHNARVELFCCCYNRSIKHGYLFDKAEEQKAEHAYVRQIESRLEALCQGLQVEGVEAEFDACWNRHTGEGVVRKVLRYQPDLLLHPVAPHSRIGHYLFAPVDWQIARKCPVPVLFVKNTPWPDHCRIVACIDPLHEGDQRALLDRELLSRSRGFVGDEFTELRVLHCYNTLPHEAIFDEHVVTDYEALQDRVEKTHLSTCNGILEEFGLSSDSYLVDIIKGEADLTISNYARHNQVDIVAMGAVARSVLDRWLVGSTMEYVVDHVDCDVLIVKHPDFVCPVAE; encoded by the coding sequence ATGGAAAAAATACTGGTAAATATCGACTTTAAACAGGACAGCGCGGCGCTGCTGACCAAAGCCGCCCGGCTGGCGTTGCAGCACAATGCCCGGGTGGAGCTGTTCTGCTGTTGCTATAACCGCTCAATAAAGCATGGTTATCTGTTTGATAAAGCCGAGGAGCAGAAAGCCGAACATGCCTACGTGCGGCAGATTGAATCCCGGCTGGAAGCGCTCTGTCAGGGACTGCAGGTGGAGGGGGTTGAAGCAGAGTTCGATGCCTGCTGGAATCGCCATACCGGCGAGGGCGTGGTACGCAAGGTACTGCGCTATCAACCGGATCTGCTACTGCACCCGGTGGCCCCACACAGCCGCATTGGTCACTATCTGTTTGCGCCGGTGGACTGGCAGATTGCACGTAAATGTCCGGTACCGGTACTGTTTGTCAAAAACACCCCCTGGCCTGATCACTGCCGGATCGTCGCCTGTATTGACCCTTTGCACGAAGGTGACCAGCGTGCGCTGCTGGATCGGGAGCTGCTGAGCCGGTCGCGCGGTTTTGTTGGTGATGAGTTCACCGAGCTGCGTGTGCTGCACTGCTATAACACCCTGCCCCACGAAGCGATCTTTGATGAGCACGTTGTGACTGACTACGAAGCCCTGCAGGATCGGGTAGAGAAAACCCATCTTTCCACCTGCAACGGGATTCTGGAAGAGTTTGGTCTCAGTTCAGACTCCTATCTGGTGGATATCATCAAGGGTGAGGCGGACCTGACCATCAGTAATTATGCCCGGCATAATCAGGTTGATATTGTGGCGATGGGGGCCGTTGCCCGCAGTGTACTGGACCGCTGGCTGGTGGGCAGCACCATGGAATACGTAGTAGACCACGTGGATTGTGATGTGCTGATCGTTAAACATCCCGATTTTGTCTGCCCTGTTGCCGAGTAG
- a CDS encoding EamA family transporter, protein MIRIEKGALLTLALTALAPVLWGSTYIVTSELLPPDRPYTAALIRVLPAGLLLLMLFSRQLPQRTEWLRLLILAALNIGVFQALLFIAAYRLPGGIAAVVGAIQPLLVMLLIWGLDRIQPGILTLIAAGFGVLGMAALLLTPDATWDSIGLLAAFVGALSMAAGTYFSRRWSLSLAVEAFTGWQLLLGGVLLLPLALWLDPPLVALGLTEVAAYAYLSLFGALLAYLLWFRGLARLSPVAVSSLGLLSPVSAVLLGWTLLDQSISGISLLGLITVLLSVLAVQWGAQFKPGSARPAKSN, encoded by the coding sequence ATGATCCGTATTGAAAAGGGCGCTCTGCTAACCCTTGCATTGACTGCGCTGGCCCCGGTGTTGTGGGGCTCTACCTATATTGTCACCAGTGAACTGCTGCCACCTGACCGGCCTTATACCGCCGCGCTGATACGCGTGCTGCCTGCCGGATTATTGTTGCTGATGCTGTTTTCCCGGCAACTGCCACAGCGAACTGAATGGCTGCGCCTGCTGATTCTTGCAGCCCTGAATATCGGGGTGTTTCAGGCGCTGTTGTTTATTGCTGCCTATCGCTTACCCGGAGGCATCGCTGCTGTAGTCGGTGCCATACAACCGTTGCTGGTGATGTTGCTGATCTGGGGGCTGGACCGGATTCAGCCGGGGATTCTGACCCTGATTGCGGCTGGATTCGGGGTTCTGGGCATGGCTGCATTGTTACTGACGCCGGATGCCACCTGGGACAGTATCGGTCTGCTGGCGGCCTTTGTCGGCGCTCTGTCTATGGCCGCCGGGACATATTTCTCGCGACGCTGGTCGCTGTCGTTAGCGGTAGAGGCCTTTACCGGCTGGCAATTACTGCTCGGTGGGGTGTTGTTACTGCCTCTGGCGCTGTGGCTCGACCCGCCACTGGTGGCACTGGGGCTGACTGAGGTGGCAGCCTACGCCTATCTCTCACTGTTTGGGGCATTGCTGGCTTATCTGCTCTGGTTCCGTGGTCTGGCCCGGTTGTCACCCGTGGCCGTGTCCTCGCTGGGGCTGTTGAGTCCGGTCAGCGCAGTCTTACTGGGGTGGACACTGCTGGATCAGAGTATCAGCGGTATCTCCCTGCTGGGTCTGATAACCGTACTGCTCAGTGTACTGGCGGTGCAGTGGGGCGCTCAGTTCAAGCCTGGCTCTGCCCGTCCGGCTAAATCAAATTAA
- a CDS encoding LysE family translocator, translating to MELYLAILIFALSSTVTPGPNNIMIMTSGLNFGIRRSMPHLLGICIGFPLMVVAVGIGFGALFEQFPVFHEVIKVLGVGYLLYLSWMVATAAPSSMESDSKSRPLSFFQAALFQWVNPKAWVMATGAVAAYTTQNAEILLQVLVIGLAFFLVAFPCVGVWLVCGSALKRFLREARYQRLFNLSMALLLVVSILPVVNELRQTYLI from the coding sequence GTGGAACTCTATCTGGCGATTCTGATTTTTGCCCTCTCCTCGACCGTTACCCCGGGGCCTAACAACATTATGATCATGACCTCCGGCCTGAACTTCGGCATCAGGCGCAGCATGCCCCATCTGCTGGGTATCTGTATCGGTTTTCCGCTGATGGTCGTGGCGGTTGGCATCGGCTTTGGCGCGCTGTTCGAGCAGTTCCCGGTTTTCCATGAGGTGATTAAAGTGCTCGGGGTCGGTTATCTGCTTTACCTGTCGTGGATGGTCGCTACCGCGGCACCCAGCTCAATGGAGAGTGACAGCAAATCCCGGCCGCTGAGCTTTTTTCAGGCGGCTCTGTTCCAGTGGGTTAATCCGAAAGCCTGGGTGATGGCGACCGGCGCTGTCGCTGCTTATACCACGCAAAATGCTGAGATACTGCTGCAGGTACTGGTGATCGGTCTGGCATTTTTTCTGGTAGCTTTCCCCTGTGTCGGTGTCTGGCTGGTCTGCGGATCAGCCCTGAAACGCTTTCTCCGAGAAGCCCGTTATCAGCGCCTTTTCAACCTGTCCATGGCCCTGCTACTGGTGGTTTCGATCCTGCCGGTGGTTAACGAGTTACGTCAGACCTACCTGATCTGA
- a CDS encoding chemotaxis response regulator CheY, translating to MKILVVDDFSTMRRIIRKLLSELGFKNIIEAEDGTKALTVLKNEHIDFVLTDWNMPNMTGLDLLKEIRNNPELSSIPVLMVTAESKREQITAAAMAGVNGYIVKPFSAVTLQEKVNKIFERLQ from the coding sequence ATCAAAATTCTTGTGGTCGATGACTTTTCCACCATGCGTCGAATCATCAGAAAGCTCCTCAGCGAACTCGGATTCAAAAATATCATCGAAGCAGAAGACGGGACAAAAGCCCTGACCGTGCTCAAAAATGAGCACATTGATTTTGTGCTGACTGACTGGAACATGCCAAACATGACCGGTCTGGATCTGCTTAAAGAGATTCGCAATAACCCTGAGTTAAGCTCAATCCCGGTATTGATGGTAACCGCCGAGTCAAAACGCGAGCAGATTACGGCTGCTGCCATGGCCGGAGTTAACGGATATATCGTGAAGCCATTCTCTGCTGTTACCCTGCAGGAGAAGGTGAATAAGATCTTTGAGCGCCTGCAGTAA
- the xthA gene encoding exodeoxyribonuclease III: MKLICFNVNGLRSRLHQLQAVIDSYQPDVIGLQETKVHDEAFPVAEVEAMGYQVEYHGQKGHYGVCLISKKPLSNVQKGFLSDDEDAQKRMIMGDYETDSGVTVRIMNGYFPQGENIEHEVKFPAKRKFYADLQTHLETHCSADDNLVLMGDLNISPEDIDIGIGEPNRKRWLKTGKASFQPEEREWYARLTGWGLKDSFRHLHPEEDQVFSWFDYRSRGFEAEPKRGLRIDGILLTAPLLEKCISAGVDYELRGMEKPSDHAPLWAELLL; this comes from the coding sequence ATGAAACTGATCTGCTTCAACGTCAATGGTCTCCGCTCCCGTCTGCACCAGCTCCAGGCGGTGATCGACAGCTATCAGCCCGATGTTATCGGGCTGCAGGAAACCAAAGTGCACGATGAAGCCTTTCCGGTTGCCGAAGTCGAAGCGATGGGATATCAGGTTGAGTATCACGGCCAGAAGGGTCATTACGGCGTCTGCCTGATTTCGAAGAAACCACTGAGCAATGTGCAGAAAGGTTTTCTCAGTGATGATGAAGACGCTCAGAAGCGGATGATCATGGGTGATTATGAGACCGACAGCGGTGTCACAGTACGGATCATGAATGGCTACTTTCCTCAGGGGGAGAATATCGAGCACGAGGTTAAATTTCCGGCCAAACGTAAATTTTATGCCGATCTGCAGACACATCTGGAAACCCACTGTTCCGCTGATGACAATCTGGTGCTGATGGGAGATCTGAATATATCTCCGGAAGATATAGATATCGGTATTGGCGAGCCAAACCGCAAGCGCTGGCTGAAAACCGGTAAAGCCAGCTTTCAGCCGGAGGAACGCGAATGGTACGCCCGTCTGACCGGTTGGGGGCTGAAAGACAGCTTCCGCCATCTTCACCCGGAAGAAGATCAGGTATTTAGCTGGTTTGATTACCGCTCCCGCGGTTTCGAAGCTGAACCCAAGCGCGGTCTGCGTATTGACGGGATTCTGCTGACCGCTCCCCTGCTGGAAAAATGCATCTCCGCAGGAGTTGATTATGAGCTGCGCGGCATGGAGAAGCCATCCGACCACGCCCCGCTCTGGGCAGAACTGCTGCTCTGA
- a CDS encoding LysE family translocator yields the protein MTLTVWFSFVVVCVLGTISPGPSLAVVLRRTLSNGRSHGLVTAASHSAGVTLWALLTVWGLGVVVTEHPMLYQIITGVGAVYLAWLGFKALRSSGNPQFSVEGKPGSLFGAVRDGAMISLMNPKLALFFIALFSQFVSAEQALTENLLMTATVVSIDLLWYCGVALLLSQERVIRALQEKTKVIDRVSGLVMIGLAVRVAL from the coding sequence ATGACATTAACGGTTTGGTTCTCTTTTGTAGTGGTGTGTGTACTGGGGACAATTTCTCCCGGCCCGAGCCTGGCTGTCGTGCTGCGCCGGACCCTGAGTAATGGTCGTAGCCATGGTCTGGTGACCGCTGCCAGCCACTCAGCCGGGGTGACCCTCTGGGCGCTGCTGACTGTCTGGGGGCTGGGCGTGGTGGTAACAGAGCACCCCATGCTGTACCAGATAATCACCGGGGTAGGTGCAGTCTATCTGGCATGGCTGGGCTTTAAAGCGCTGCGTTCCAGTGGCAACCCTCAGTTTTCCGTGGAAGGCAAGCCGGGTTCCCTGTTCGGTGCGGTGCGCGATGGCGCGATGATCTCGCTGATGAACCCAAAACTGGCGCTGTTCTTTATTGCCCTGTTCTCTCAGTTTGTCTCTGCTGAGCAGGCGCTTACGGAAAACCTGTTGATGACCGCGACCGTCGTCAGTATTGATCTGCTCTGGTACTGCGGTGTGGCATTGCTGCTGTCTCAGGAGCGGGTGATACGTGCCCTGCAGGAGAAAACTAAAGTGATCGACCGGGTCAGTGGACTGGTGATGATAGGGCTGGCGGTACGGGTCGCCTTGTAA
- a CDS encoding MarR family winged helix-turn-helix transcriptional regulator — protein sequence MNQQTDAVDRLIQQWNRERPELNADLMGPAGRLKRCAALLQSPLEEVFKQFGLNYWEFDVLATLRRSGAPYCLAPTQLFSSLMVSSGTMTHRLKGLEKRGLICRCNNPEDARSMLVQLSEEGFTLIDQAVTAHVENLDRLMSPFSEEEVEQLNQSLRRLLQTLER from the coding sequence ATGAACCAACAAACCGATGCGGTGGATCGCCTTATTCAACAGTGGAATCGGGAACGGCCTGAACTGAATGCTGACCTGATGGGCCCGGCGGGAAGGCTGAAGCGGTGCGCGGCCCTGCTGCAGTCACCACTGGAAGAGGTGTTCAAGCAGTTTGGCCTTAACTACTGGGAGTTTGATGTGCTCGCAACATTACGTCGTTCCGGTGCGCCCTACTGCCTCGCCCCGACCCAGTTATTTTCCTCACTGATGGTCAGCTCCGGCACCATGACCCACCGGCTTAAAGGCCTGGAAAAACGCGGACTGATCTGCCGTTGCAACAACCCGGAGGATGCCCGCAGCATGCTGGTGCAATTATCAGAAGAAGGGTTCACCCTGATCGATCAGGCGGTCACTGCGCATGTCGAAAATCTGGACAGACTGATGTCGCCGTTCTCCGAAGAGGAGGTGGAACAGCTTAACCAGAGCCTGCGGCGGTTACTGCAAACTCTGGAGCGCTGA
- a CDS encoding nitroreductase family protein: MQNSIVSLIENRRSIGRYNPQKGMSEAEIRELIRLASLSPSAFNMQNWKFIVVHTEEAKQRLHRAAYFQPQILDAAATVIVCADTEGYRQLAQRLQPAVDQGIVAAETATGWANMAAGAHQDNAQLRRDEALRSASLASMTLMLAAEGLGYASGAMSGFDAEALSQAFALEAGELPVMLVALGHAAEGNWSQKPRRPLQDILEIV, from the coding sequence ATGCAAAATTCAATTGTTTCTCTGATCGAAAACCGCCGCTCAATCGGTCGCTATAATCCACAGAAAGGAATGAGTGAAGCGGAAATCCGGGAGCTGATACGTCTGGCTTCGCTATCACCTTCCGCGTTTAACATGCAGAACTGGAAATTTATTGTGGTGCATACTGAGGAGGCAAAGCAGCGTTTGCACCGGGCGGCGTATTTTCAACCGCAGATACTGGATGCCGCGGCTACGGTGATTGTCTGCGCAGATACCGAGGGCTACCGGCAACTGGCGCAGCGCCTGCAACCGGCGGTCGATCAGGGAATTGTGGCCGCAGAAACCGCAACCGGCTGGGCGAATATGGCTGCCGGTGCCCATCAGGATAATGCTCAGTTGCGCCGGGATGAAGCACTGCGCAGTGCCTCTCTGGCATCGATGACCCTGATGCTGGCTGCAGAAGGTCTTGGTTATGCTTCAGGTGCGATGAGTGGCTTTGATGCCGAAGCGCTGAGTCAGGCGTTCGCTCTGGAAGCCGGTGAGTTGCCGGTGATGCTGGTGGCTCTGGGGCATGCGGCAGAAGGTAACTGGTCACAGAAACCGCGCCGGCCGCTGCAGGATATTCTGGAAATTGTCTGA
- a CDS encoding GGDEF domain-containing protein: MLLRTAGLIVPSLILLCGAGFLLPVTAQLSSEYQTILTLAPYPVALIVCLLGYGFNSSRILFAALNLSCAYWLIQNGLQTSLNQPDAFVLFSLISLLLPLHLGMIALYRERGLLTPAGIIRLLAILLSYGLLMLVWSNGSLGLYLPNLPMMMLEMLLHEYYLSEAAALAFFLGLIPVLLSFAFRRTFTDAALLASLISSLIMLSWFNQPMISALFVSASLIALAISVVQNSYKMAFIDELTGIPARRALQDKLSTLGKKYTLAMSDIDHFKKFNDTYGHDVGDQVLKMVAAKLNQVSGGGRAYRYGGEEFTLVFPGKSEAEALPYIEQLRETIANYPMHIRNQNRPQDNEKGEKLRSKASESEIVSVTISIGLCEKTPELSDPMAVIKKADEALYVSKKNGRNCTTPAHFKPETKSQRRGHRKDYA, from the coding sequence ATGTTACTGAGAACCGCTGGTTTAATCGTACCGTCCCTTATCCTGTTGTGTGGCGCCGGCTTTTTGCTTCCTGTCACCGCTCAGTTAAGCAGCGAATACCAGACCATTCTTACCCTGGCTCCCTATCCGGTCGCCCTGATTGTCTGTTTATTGGGTTATGGTTTTAACTCCAGCCGGATCCTCTTTGCCGCGCTTAATCTGAGTTGTGCCTACTGGCTGATTCAGAACGGCCTGCAAACCAGCCTTAATCAACCTGATGCTTTTGTCCTGTTCAGTCTTATCTCACTGTTATTGCCCCTGCATCTGGGGATGATTGCGCTTTATCGGGAGCGGGGCCTGCTGACACCGGCCGGAATCATTCGCCTGCTGGCGATTCTGCTGAGCTACGGCCTGCTGATGCTAGTCTGGTCTAACGGTTCACTGGGGCTTTACCTGCCGAACCTGCCCATGATGATGCTTGAGATGCTGCTGCATGAGTATTACCTGAGTGAAGCCGCCGCACTGGCTTTTTTCCTCGGCCTGATACCGGTACTGCTCTCCTTTGCGTTTCGTCGTACCTTTACAGATGCGGCGTTGCTGGCCTCACTGATCTCCTCGCTGATCATGCTCAGTTGGTTTAACCAGCCGATGATCTCTGCGCTGTTTGTCTCTGCCAGCCTGATCGCTCTGGCGATATCGGTAGTACAGAACTCTTACAAGATGGCATTTATCGATGAGCTGACCGGCATTCCGGCCCGCCGGGCGCTGCAGGATAAACTCTCAACACTGGGTAAAAAATACACACTGGCGATGAGCGATATCGACCACTTTAAGAAGTTTAATGATACCTATGGCCATGATGTCGGCGATCAGGTTCTGAAGATGGTAGCGGCTAAGCTGAATCAGGTCAGCGGTGGTGGCCGGGCTTATCGTTACGGTGGTGAGGAATTTACCCTGGTCTTTCCGGGTAAAAGCGAGGCGGAGGCGCTGCCCTATATCGAGCAACTCCGGGAGACTATCGCCAACTACCCGATGCATATCCGTAACCAGAACCGACCACAGGATAACGAAAAGGGCGAAAAATTACGCAGTAAAGCCTCTGAAAGCGAGATTGTCAGCGTCACCATCAGTATCGGCCTGTGTGAGAAAACCCCGGAGCTGAGCGACCCGATGGCGGTCATTAAAAAAGCCGATGAAGCACTTTACGTGTCGAAGAAAAACGGACGTAACTGCACCACCCCGGCCCACTTCAAACCTGAAACCAAGTCACAACGGCGCGGCCACCGTAAGGATTACGCCTGA
- a CDS encoding YgaP family membrane protein, whose translation MSLNAALRLMAGLVILTSLVLSYYSHPDWLYLTAFVGLNLFQSSFSRWCPAVYLFRKIGLSEESCDSSAPSVHQGVHFIAGSAVLITVLPVILLNLPVNLLLATGVIGLSLTQSAFTGWCPAMSLAAMLGCGKAIPRH comes from the coding sequence ATGTCACTGAATGCTGCACTGCGCCTGATGGCAGGCCTCGTTATACTCACCAGCCTTGTACTGAGCTATTACAGCCATCCTGACTGGCTTTATCTGACCGCATTTGTAGGCCTGAACCTGTTCCAGTCCAGTTTCAGTCGCTGGTGCCCCGCGGTATACCTGTTTCGTAAGATCGGCCTTTCAGAGGAAAGCTGTGACAGTTCTGCGCCCAGCGTCCATCAGGGCGTCCACTTTATCGCCGGCAGCGCAGTACTGATCACCGTGCTGCCGGTGATTCTGTTGAACTTGCCGGTTAATCTGTTGCTGGCTACCGGAGTCATTGGCCTGAGTCTGACCCAGTCGGCCTTTACTGGCTGGTGCCCGGCAATGAGCCTTGCGGCTATGCTCGGCTGTGGCAAAGCCATACCCCGGCACTGA